A stretch of Hydractinia symbiolongicarpus strain clone_291-10 chromosome 9, HSymV2.1, whole genome shotgun sequence DNA encodes these proteins:
- the LOC130657342 gene encoding brain-specific homeobox protein homolog, with the protein MMYCQPEFSYHMQPEYQQFQQHLQYQGNHLQEYQNGGISPYSPTTPSDRPSPSFRIEDILLQNKGGPTQPYGNVYPIDQSYAAFQNGNLTHGCIGEREYEGNNPSLNQLPIYFRLKSTLRTASGRKCRKPRTVFSELQLLILEREFSEHKYLSTPQRTKLADRLGLNQTQVKTWYQNRRMKWKKETSECDASKTKHIETEDLLLDNSNNPEQFSTNRMSDRITCSS; encoded by the exons atgATGTATTGTCAACCAGAGTTTAGTTATCATATGCAACCGGAATATCAACAATTTCAGCAACATCTTCAATATCAAGGAAATCATCTCCAGGAGTATCAGAATGGAGGAATATCACCTTACAGCCCTACCACACCTTCAGATAGACCATCGCCTTCCTTTCGAATTGAGGATATCTTACTGCAGAATAAGGGTGGTCCAACGCAGCCATATGGTAATGTGTACCCTATAGATCAATCTTATGCAGCTTTTCAAAATGGAAATTTAACGCATGGTTGCATTGGTGAACGAGAATACGAAG GTAACAATCCTTCATTAAATCAGCTTCCTATTTACTTCCGGTTGAAATCCACTCTTCGCACAGCAAGTGGGCGCAAATGTCGAAAACCACGTACAGTGTTTTCCGAACTTCAACTTTTGATTCTAGAACGAGAATTCAGTGAACATAAATATTTATCAACTCCACAACGAACCAAGTTAGCAGACAGACTGGGATTGAATCAAACACAG GTAAAAACTTGGTATCAAAATCGTCGTATGAAGTGGAAGAAAGAAACTAGCGAGTGCGATGCTAGCAAAACTAAACACATCGAAACAGAAGATTTGCTTCTAGATAATAGTAATAACCCCGAGCAATTTTCAACCAATCGCATGAGCGATAGAATCACGTGTTCTTCGTGA
- the LOC130657825 gene encoding uncharacterized protein LOC130657825 produces MSMRLLKKFLDFFSVSPGTTRVGLITFSSQVKTHFTFDTYTNRIGIQLSILKASTSYAGNSSAFLGKALARAEELFLSNSTFTRPNTKRVLVAVTNGVVGNDADRVLLNSVVDRLETHNVKRFVFSNGKTVHGDNIDKIKSSSGNNNQQYHFAFESYEAWKWVNNLLPAAYYLYCNGSSSSSWHDVCHRRCQCVNGHIVHCQRVREEANSMTVKDRTRFIDTYIKLTSDPAYRVRYENFINIHSRLVPVLFFSRWVFQCRKEKRYFVNFKTRHFFDGIHEASQFFPWHRWFILILENMLKEIDCRVTVPYWDWSLMSHDPFNPMYLFGNRPDGLGGRSDSITNCVMNGKFGQLGGWRIPNGECLRRDLRGRTPNAHIVQSLLASDAPFPDFEIFVRVNMHDTVHCLIGGTMCSFQSATVPEFFMHHGMVDKIWWLRQQQSQINFDGIYRPVGRMSATPYTAAEFLNNTALPGHISVTYDDPSVNNARAIMKFLKNQTVDALLKIRQAEFAILDYDAMERFKVKPHERKMAEMFKNQTMDAIRANPVNRVLQGVEMMMGIELPTALNVMTAPTSLTNE; encoded by the exons ATGTCGATGAGGTTGTTAAAGAAATTCCTCGACTTTTTCAGTGTTTCACCAGGAACAACTCGAGTGGGGCTAATCACTTTCAGCAGTCAAGTTAAAACACATTTTACGTTTGATACGTACACTAACAGAATAGGAATACAGTTGTCAATACTCAAAGCAAG cacatCTTATGCAGGAAATAGTTCTGCATTTCTCGGAAAAGCTTTAGCAAGAGCAGAAGAACTATTTCTTAGCAACTCTACCTTTACGCGTCCAAACACAAAAAGAGTTTTAGTGGCAGTAACCAATGGGGTGGTAGGAAACGATGCTGATCGCGTGCTTCTAAACTCAGTAGTAGATAGATTGGAAACTCATAATGTTAAGAGGTTTGTATTCAGTAACGGAAAGACAGTACATGGGGACAACATTGATAAAATTAAATCTTCCAGTGGAAACAACAATCAGCAATATCATTTCGCCTTTGAATCTTATGAAGCATGGAAGTGGGTGAATAATCTTTTGCCAGCTG CTTATTACTTATATTGTAATGGTTCTAGCTCAAGTTCTTGGCATGACGTATGTCATCGCCGATGTCAATGTGTCAACGGTCACATTGTACATTGCCAGCGTGTACGAGAAGAAGCCAATTCAATGACGGTGAAAGACAGAACAAGATTTATTGATACGTACATTAAACTAACAAGCGATCCAGCCTACAGAGTGCGATACGAGAACTTTATCAACATCCATTCCAGGTTGGTGCCAGTGTTATTTTTTTCTCGGTGGGTGTTTCAGTGCAGAAAGGAAAAAagatattttgttaattttaaaacaag GCATTTCTTTGATGGAATTCACGAGGCTTCACAATTCTTTCCATGGCATCGCTGGTTCATACTTATTTTGGAAAACATGTTAAAAGAAATCGACTGCCGTGTCACAGTACCATATTGGGATTGGAGCTTGATGTCACATGACCCTTTTAATCCAATGTATTTGTTTGGAAATAGACCTGATGGATTGGGAGGACGATCTGATAG TATAACGAACTGTGTTATGAATGGCAAGTTTGGTCAACTTGGGGGCTGGAGAATACCAAATGGAGAATGTTTGCGCAGAGATTTAAGAGGACGTACTCCTAATGCACATATTGTCCAAAGCTTACTGGCTTCTGATGCTCCATTCCCCGATTTCGAAATTTTTGTCAGAGTAAATATGCACGACACTGTTCACTGTTTGATCG GAGGCACAATGTGCAGCTTCCAATCTGCTACAGTTCCAGAATTCTTCATGCATCATGGCATGGTGGACAAGATTTGGTGGCTTAGACAACAGCAAAGTCAAATAAATTTCGATGGCATCTATCGACCAGTGGGTAGGATGTCAGCTACACCATATACAGCTGCTGAATTCCTAAATAATACAGCTCTGCCAGGACATATATCAGTAACATACGATGATCCAAGTGTTAACAACGCAAGAGCGATCATGAAGTTCCTTAAGA atCAAACAGTAGACGCATTGCTGAAAATCCGACAAGCGGAGTTTGCTATACTGGATTATGATGCAATGGAAAGATTCAAAGTGAAGCCTCATGAAAGAAAAATGGCGGAGATGTTTAAAAATCAAACAATGGATGCCATACGCGCAAATCCAGTGAATAGAGTATTGCAAGGAGTGGAAATGATGATGGGTATCGAATTACCAACAGCACTCAATGTTATGACTGCCCCTACGTCATTAACAAACGAGTGA
- the LOC130657077 gene encoding zinc finger CCHC domain-containing protein 8-like: MGESAFDEEFLFSNFDSANEDDTTDHPGGGLKSCTATMTKELGTSDNTGAQDKYISELEEQNAKLKSIIKRMLGPQMFSRSESILPPALNEDGEIDLIQKLEDDIHSKPFAIVMFLNNDVSTVHRKEIDEMMKNVSEKPATQEVLMAQKLQAQNSAVPVKAFTANYKGRRCNPSKNKDAEDPYILCACQYFKSFFIDRMGAPLLENNPGVTDLWDVPLYQQIFLKALPILEEALNVRVKQIKQCFNCGGEHHLNDCTLPKDMQRINLSRKQHSASKFNSPGRDSRYHINDEDVDERFKHFKPGQISVGLEEALGISLDTQLPPYIYMMRKLGYPPGWLKPSDEGLKMYGAEGNIIEEPGIEEGEIKPINIPDVVNYPGFNAAMPEGVQDVSRDMGMPPFQPESADLDIARKRAKILGYSEREPLAKRLKYDDALDMEVENENGYFANGKPPLPLIEVTADTIKPPSPENTLVSEDVIIKAEPVDDDAINAENGTIATSSSEKDNESKKDTTTPARRTSVSNIDETTYRHWFMHPPLTSVGITYVMYTPPPTCKGVVDFNNLPKNPILDLDREPWRTASASWYDPLYGDLAAPTGTYDSIRTLLKETKREKRKPLI, from the exons ATGGGTGAAAGTGCATTTGATGAAGAGTTTTTATTTTCGAATTTTGACTCTGCTAATGAAGATGATACAACCGACCATCCAGGTGGAGGTTTGAAATCTTGTACAGCGACAATGACTAAAGAATTAGGAACGTCTGATAATACAGGTGCTCAAGATAAATACATATCGGAGCTTGAAGAACAAAATGCGAAATTAAAGTCTATCATCAAAAGAATGCTCGGTCCACAAATGTTTTCTCGGAGTGAGAGTATTTTGCCTCCTGCTTTAAATGAAGATGGTGAAATTGATTTAATTCAGAAGTTGGAAGACGACATTCATTCAAAACCGTTTGCTATTGTCATGTTTCTAAACAACGATGTCTCAACTGTACATCGTAAGGAGATTGACGAAATGATGAAAAATGTCAGCGAAAAGCCTGCCACACAAGAGGTCCTAATGGCTCAAAAGTTGCAGGCCCAAAACTCAGCCGTGCCTGTCAAAGCTTTTACTGCAAATTACAAAGGCAGAAGGTGCAATCCTTCAAAAAACAAAGACGCAGAAGATCCCTACATATTGTGTGCATGccaatattttaaaagtttttttatcgaTCGCATGGGTGCACCGTTATTAGAAAATAATCCAGGTGTTACTGATCTTTGGGATGTGCCTTTGtatcagcaaatatttttaaaggcaTTGCCTATTCTTGAAGAAGCATTGAATGTCCGCGTCAAGCaaataaaacaatgttttaaCTGTGGCGGTGAACACCATTTGAACGATTGCACCCTACCAAAGGACATGCAACGAATTAACCTGAGCCGAAAGCAACACAGTGCCAGCAAGTTTAATTCTCCAGGTCGCGATTCCCGATACCACATTAACGATGAGGACGTTGATGAACGCTTTAAGCATTTTAAACCAGGACAGATCAGTGTTGGTTTAGAGGAGGCTCTTGGCATTTCCCTGGATACTCAGCTGCCACCTTATATATACATGATGAGAAAGTTAGGTTACCCACCTGGCTGGTTAAAGCCATCTGATGAGGGGTTAAAAATGTATGGTGCGGAAGGTAATATTATTGAAGAGCCTGGCATTGAAGAAGGTGAAATAAAACCCATAAATATACCAGATGTTGTAAACTATCCTGGTTTCAATGCAGCGATGCCTGAAG gtgTACAAGACGTGTCGCGTGACATGGGAATGCCACCATTTCAACCAGAAAGCGCCGATCTCGATATAGCAAGAAAACGTGCGAAAATCCTTGGCTACTCCGAAAGAGAACCTCTCGCTAAACGATTAAAATATGATGACGCTCTAGATATGGAAGTTGAAAACGAGAATGGATATTTCGCCAACGGTAAGCCGCCGTTGCCGCTTATTGAAGTGACGGCCGACACGATAAAGCCACCGTCACCGGAAAATACGCTAGTATCGGAGGATGTTATCATTAAGGCAGAGCCTGTCGATGATGACGCAATTAACGCCGAAAATGGTACAATTGCTACGTCATCAAGCGAGAAAGACAATGAGAGTAAGAAAGATACAACCACTCCTGCCCGACGTACTAGTGTGAGCAACATAGATGAAACGACGTATCGGCATTGGTTCATGCATCCGCCGTTGACAAGTGTCGGTATTACGTACGTCATGTATACTCCTCCACCGACGTGCAAAGGTGTTGTTGATTTCAATAATTTACCAAAGAATCCTATATTAGATTTGGACAGAGAGCCTTGGAGGACTGCAAGCGCTAGTTGGTACGATCCCTTATATGGTGATCTTGCCGCTCCTACTGGTACTTATGACTCCATCAGGACATTACTCAAAGAAACAAAACGAGAAAAGCGAAAACCTTTGATATAG